Proteins encoded within one genomic window of Actinoplanes octamycinicus:
- the prfA gene encoding peptide chain release factor 1 has translation MSNDRLNMLLAEYADLEKRMEDPSIHADQALVRRVGRRFAELAPIYSAHAELEAAREDLAAAKELAAEDPAFAAEAEAVAATLPALEEKLGEMLMPRDPSDAKDVIIEIKAGEGGQESALFAGDLLRMYTRYAERRGWVLEVIDSQESDLGGVKDISVAVKSKGTPEGGHGVWSRMKWEGGVHRVQRVPVTESQGRIHTSAAGVLVLPEAEDVDVQIEPGDLRIDVYRSSGPGGQSVNTTDSAVRITHLPTGTVVSCQNEKSQLQNKESAMRILRSRLLAQAQEAADAAAGDARKAQVRTVDRSERVRTYNFPQNRITDHRIGYTAYNLDLVLGGELDGVLDALAAADREARLAGDTEISRRP, from the coding sequence ATGAGCAACGACCGCCTGAACATGCTTCTCGCCGAGTACGCGGACCTGGAGAAGCGGATGGAGGACCCGTCGATCCACGCCGACCAGGCGCTGGTCCGCCGGGTCGGCCGGCGGTTCGCCGAGCTGGCGCCGATCTACTCGGCGCACGCCGAGCTGGAGGCCGCACGCGAGGACCTGGCCGCGGCCAAGGAGCTGGCCGCCGAGGACCCGGCGTTCGCCGCGGAGGCCGAGGCGGTCGCCGCCACCCTCCCGGCGCTGGAGGAGAAGCTCGGCGAGATGCTGATGCCGCGCGACCCGAGCGACGCCAAGGACGTCATCATCGAGATCAAGGCGGGTGAGGGCGGCCAGGAGTCCGCGCTGTTCGCCGGCGACCTGCTGCGCATGTACACCCGGTACGCGGAGCGCCGCGGCTGGGTGCTCGAGGTGATCGACTCGCAGGAGTCGGACCTCGGCGGGGTCAAGGACATCTCGGTCGCGGTGAAGAGCAAGGGCACGCCGGAGGGCGGGCACGGCGTCTGGTCCCGGATGAAGTGGGAGGGCGGCGTGCACCGGGTGCAGCGCGTCCCGGTCACCGAGTCGCAGGGCCGGATCCACACCTCGGCGGCCGGCGTGCTGGTGCTGCCCGAGGCCGAGGACGTCGACGTCCAGATCGAGCCGGGTGACCTGCGGATCGACGTCTACCGGTCGTCCGGGCCGGGTGGCCAGTCGGTCAACACCACCGACTCCGCGGTGCGGATCACCCACCTGCCCACCGGCACCGTGGTGAGCTGCCAGAACGAGAAGAGCCAGCTGCAGAACAAGGAGTCGGCGATGCGCATCCTGCGCTCCCGGCTGCTGGCGCAGGCCCAGGAGGCGGCGGACGCGGCGGCCGGCGACGCGCGCAAGGCGCAGGTGCGGACGGTGGACCGCTCGGAGCGGGTGCGGACCTACAACTTCCCGCAGAACCGGATCACCGACCACCGGATCGGCTACACCGCCTACAACCTGGACCTGGTGCTCGGCGGCGAGCTGGACGGGGTGCTGGACGCGCTGGCCGCGGCGGACCGGGAGGCCCGGCTGGCCGGCGACACCGAGATCAGCCGACGGCCGTGA
- the rpmE gene encoding 50S ribosomal protein L31, which yields MKSGIHPEYTTTEVICSCGSTFTTRSTAKGGEIRVETCSACHPFYTGKQRVLDTAGRVAKFQAKYAKVNAAKKK from the coding sequence ATGAAGAGCGGCATCCACCCGGAGTACACGACCACCGAGGTCATCTGCTCCTGCGGCAGCACCTTCACCACCCGCAGCACCGCCAAGGGCGGCGAGATCCGCGTCGAGACCTGCAGCGCCTGCCACCCGTTCTACACCGGCAAGCAGCGCGTCCTCGACACCGCGGGCCGGGTGGCGAAGTTCCAGGCGAAGTACGCCAAGGTCAACGCCGCGAAGAAGAAGTAA
- a CDS encoding RNA ligase — MTLLHDVFDPDTLLEAVQNGLIRTQRHPGLPFTIYNYTEACQYSGAWSPVTLACRGLIVDASGRIVARPYAKFFNHTEAQAPALDPAAKVTVTDKADGSLGIVYHDGSGYAVATRGSFASDQAIHATGILRTRYASFVPPEGLTVLVEIIYPGNRIVVDYQGLDDLVLLGAVEIATGRSHGPDAVPDWPGPVVETFGYATLAEALAAPPRDGREGLVVHFTDADQRVKIKYADYVRLHRLVTGLTPRSVWEILATGGDLDALLEPLPDEFHIWARGVAARLTAEVEARAAAVEAAYAEIVAGLPEGWSRKEFALAAVRSPHRGELFQRLDGHDYRPGLWQRVRPSADQPPAGGAEE, encoded by the coding sequence ATGACGCTGCTGCACGACGTCTTCGATCCGGACACGCTCCTCGAAGCGGTTCAGAACGGACTGATCCGGACGCAGCGTCACCCCGGCCTCCCGTTCACGATCTACAACTACACCGAGGCCTGCCAGTACTCCGGCGCGTGGAGCCCGGTCACGCTCGCCTGCCGGGGCCTGATCGTGGACGCCTCGGGCCGGATCGTCGCGCGGCCGTACGCCAAATTCTTCAACCACACCGAGGCGCAGGCGCCGGCCCTGGACCCGGCGGCGAAGGTGACGGTGACCGACAAGGCGGACGGCAGCCTCGGCATCGTCTACCACGACGGCTCCGGCTACGCCGTCGCCACCAGGGGTTCCTTCGCCTCCGACCAGGCGATCCACGCGACCGGCATCTTGCGTACGCGGTACGCGTCCTTCGTGCCGCCGGAGGGCCTGACCGTGCTCGTGGAGATCATCTACCCGGGCAACCGGATCGTCGTGGACTACCAGGGCCTCGACGACCTGGTGCTGCTCGGCGCCGTGGAGATCGCCACCGGGCGGTCGCACGGGCCGGACGCGGTGCCGGACTGGCCGGGCCCGGTGGTCGAGACGTTCGGCTACGCGACGCTGGCCGAAGCGCTCGCCGCACCGCCGCGCGACGGGCGGGAGGGCCTGGTCGTCCACTTCACCGACGCCGACCAGCGAGTGAAGATCAAGTACGCGGACTACGTCCGGCTGCACCGCCTGGTGACCGGGCTCACCCCGCGGTCGGTGTGGGAGATCCTGGCCACCGGCGGCGACCTGGACGCGCTCCTGGAGCCGCTGCCGGACGAGTTCCACATCTGGGCCCGGGGTGTCGCCGCCCGGCTGACCGCCGAGGTCGAGGCGCGCGCCGCCGCGGTCGAGGCGGCCTACGCGGAGATCGTCGCCGGCCTGCCGGAGGGGTGGAGCCGCAAGGAGTTCGCGCTCGCCGCGGTGCGCAGCCCGCACCGGGGTGAGTTGTTCCAGCGCCTGGACGGTCACGACTACCGTCCTGGCCTGTGGCAGCGGGTCCGGCCGTCGGCCGACCAGCCGCCCGCCGGAGGAGCCGAGGAATGA
- a CDS encoding phosphatase domain-containing protein, with product MTRLLITRGLPASGKTTFARKLQPGVVRVNRDDLRRMLHGERLFTQWAEAQVTHAQRAAVEALLRARASVIVDDTNLRAKTVREWAEMAARFGASFEVHDFTDVPLEECLRRDADRPADDRVGEDPIRRMHERYLAGKNLPLPVPFVDPGGPGVVYEPDPELPPVVLVDIDGTVALMAGRSPYDWSRVGEDVPNPAVITAVRAMHAAGHAIVFCSGRDAVCRAETEAWLELFVGVPYEALFMRPEGDSRKDSVVKREIFDAQIRDRWRVVGVFDDRQQVVRMWRALGLTVFQVAEGDF from the coding sequence ATGACACGACTGCTGATCACGCGCGGCCTGCCCGCGTCCGGGAAGACCACGTTCGCCCGCAAGCTGCAGCCGGGCGTGGTCCGGGTCAACCGGGACGACCTGCGCCGGATGCTGCACGGCGAGCGCCTCTTCACCCAGTGGGCGGAGGCGCAGGTGACGCACGCCCAGCGGGCCGCGGTCGAGGCGCTGCTGCGGGCCCGGGCCAGCGTCATCGTGGACGACACCAACCTGCGGGCCAAGACGGTCCGGGAGTGGGCCGAGATGGCCGCCCGGTTCGGCGCGTCGTTCGAGGTGCACGACTTCACCGACGTCCCGCTGGAGGAGTGCCTCCGGCGGGACGCCGACCGGCCGGCCGACGACCGGGTCGGCGAGGACCCGATCCGCCGGATGCACGAGCGCTACCTGGCCGGGAAGAACCTGCCGCTGCCGGTGCCGTTCGTCGACCCGGGTGGCCCGGGCGTGGTCTACGAGCCGGATCCGGAGCTGCCGCCGGTGGTCCTGGTGGACATCGACGGGACGGTCGCGCTGATGGCCGGGCGCAGTCCGTACGACTGGTCCCGGGTCGGCGAGGACGTCCCGAACCCGGCGGTGATCACGGCGGTGCGGGCGATGCACGCCGCCGGGCACGCGATCGTCTTCTGCTCCGGCCGGGACGCGGTGTGCCGGGCGGAGACCGAGGCGTGGCTGGAGCTGTTCGTCGGCGTGCCGTACGAAGCCCTGTTCATGCGCCCGGAGGGTGACAGCCGCAAGGACTCGGTGGTCAAGCGCGAGATCTTCGATGCCCAGATCCGGGACCGCTGGCGGGTGGTCGGGGTGTTCGACGACCGCCAGCAGGTGGTACGCATGTGGCGTGCGCTCGGCCTGACCGTGTTCCAGGTGGCGGAAGGTGACTTCTGA
- a CDS encoding RNA ligase family protein, with product MVKYPRTFHLPDSPGASADDRIQPDLSWLDGELVVTEKMDGGNLTFTRDAMHARSVDSGTHPWDRPAKALWAMTSWKIPDGWRVCGESMWARRSVAYTDLPGVFLVFGIWDETDTLLGWDDTVDWARRLELPMVPVLYRGGSLSEARAAWAAQRSADRSEGFVVRAAGRIPAAEFPMKLLKWVRADHVRTEAAWRHRDDFAVNEFA from the coding sequence GTGGTGAAGTATCCGCGGACGTTCCATCTGCCGGACTCTCCGGGCGCGTCGGCCGACGACCGGATCCAGCCGGATCTGTCCTGGCTGGACGGCGAGCTCGTGGTGACCGAGAAGATGGACGGCGGGAACCTCACCTTCACCCGGGACGCGATGCACGCGCGCTCGGTCGACTCCGGCACCCACCCGTGGGACCGGCCGGCCAAGGCGCTGTGGGCGATGACGTCCTGGAAGATCCCGGACGGCTGGCGGGTCTGCGGCGAGTCCATGTGGGCCCGCCGCAGCGTCGCCTACACCGACCTGCCCGGGGTGTTCCTGGTCTTCGGCATCTGGGACGAGACCGACACCCTGCTGGGCTGGGACGACACCGTGGACTGGGCGCGCCGGCTGGAGCTGCCGATGGTCCCGGTGCTCTACCGCGGCGGCAGTCTCTCCGAGGCCCGGGCGGCCTGGGCGGCGCAGCGCTCCGCGGACCGCTCGGAGGGCTTCGTGGTCCGCGCGGCCGGGCGCATCCCGGCCGCCGAGTTCCCGATGAAGCTGCTGAAGTGGGTCCGCGCCGACCACGTCCGCACCGAGGCCGCCTGGCGCCACCGCGACGACTTCGCGGTCAACGAGTTCGCCTAG
- a CDS encoding nitric oxide synthase oxygenase, whose amino-acid sequence MIVPGYRDQPAEPWDRDAPVDPAEAEDFLRRCYTENPRLGPVEARLAIVRAQIAATGTYVHTPDELTHGARMAWRNASRCIGRLYWRSLLVLDRRRARTADEIYSLLVQHLQTAGDTQIRPVISVFAPAQPGQPYARVWNEQLIRYAGYRTEDGESVGDPRLREFTTAVRAFGWQGKGEAFDVLPLVIETPADGIRLYELPERAIREVPISHPEHGWFTELGLRWHAVPAIANMRLTIGGVHYPLAPFNGWYMGTEIGARNLADADRYDLLPVVAARLGLDTSRESTLWRDRALLELNRAVLHSFEQAGVRMSDHHTEAQRFLKHLSNEEKAGRPVPADWTWIVPPMSGGVTPVFHRYYQELDLRPNFYLDEEAAALAREGMRRCPHHQ is encoded by the coding sequence ATGATCGTGCCCGGCTACCGGGACCAACCGGCCGAGCCCTGGGATCGGGACGCCCCCGTCGACCCCGCCGAGGCGGAGGACTTCCTGCGCCGCTGCTACACCGAGAACCCCCGGCTCGGCCCGGTCGAGGCACGCCTGGCCATCGTCCGCGCGCAGATCGCCGCCACCGGCACCTACGTGCACACCCCGGACGAGCTGACCCACGGCGCCCGGATGGCCTGGCGCAACGCCAGCCGGTGCATCGGCCGGCTGTACTGGCGCAGCCTGCTGGTGCTGGACCGGCGCCGGGCCCGGACCGCCGACGAGATCTACTCGCTGCTGGTGCAGCACCTGCAGACCGCCGGGGACACCCAGATCCGGCCGGTGATCAGCGTCTTCGCGCCGGCCCAGCCGGGCCAGCCGTACGCCCGGGTGTGGAACGAGCAGCTGATCCGGTACGCCGGCTACCGCACCGAGGACGGCGAGTCGGTCGGCGACCCCCGGCTGCGCGAGTTCACCACCGCGGTCCGCGCCTTCGGCTGGCAGGGCAAGGGCGAGGCGTTCGACGTGCTGCCCCTGGTGATCGAGACCCCGGCGGACGGGATCCGGCTCTACGAGCTGCCCGAGCGGGCCATCCGCGAGGTGCCGATCAGCCACCCCGAGCACGGCTGGTTCACCGAGCTGGGGCTGCGCTGGCACGCCGTCCCGGCGATCGCCAACATGCGGCTGACCATCGGCGGCGTGCACTACCCGCTGGCCCCGTTCAACGGCTGGTACATGGGCACCGAGATCGGCGCCCGGAACCTGGCCGACGCCGACCGCTACGACCTGCTGCCGGTGGTCGCCGCCCGGCTCGGCCTGGACACCAGCCGGGAGTCCACGCTGTGGCGCGACCGCGCCCTGCTCGAACTCAACCGCGCCGTGCTGCACAGCTTCGAACAGGCCGGGGTGCGGATGAGCGACCACCACACCGAGGCGCAGCGCTTCCTCAAGCATCTGAGCAACGAGGAGAAGGCCGGACGCCCGGTGCCGGCCGACTGGACCTGGATCGTGCCGCCGATGTCCGGCGGGGTCACTCCGGTCTTCCACCGCTACTACCAGGAGCTCGACCTGCGGCCGAACTTCTATCTGGACGAGGAGGCGGCCGCGCTGGCCCGGGAGGGTATGCGGAGATGCCCGCATCATCAGTAG